The following proteins are co-located in the Candidatus Planktophila lacus genome:
- the rnpA gene encoding ribonuclease P protein component, with protein MLPKNARLNLTADFARATKSGTRVTSEHFVGYLYISPAPEESNPPKFGLIVNKRVGGSVARHALARKLRHAAAPQLSKLPKNSLFVIRALAKGSSSDVISEVEKLVSKLLERSTRNAVK; from the coding sequence GTGCTGCCTAAAAACGCACGTTTGAATTTAACCGCCGATTTCGCTCGCGCAACAAAGAGCGGAACCCGCGTTACCTCAGAGCACTTCGTTGGATACCTCTACATCAGCCCTGCTCCAGAAGAATCCAACCCACCAAAGTTTGGGTTAATTGTTAATAAAAGAGTTGGCGGCTCGGTTGCGCGCCATGCTTTAGCTCGCAAACTTCGCCACGCGGCAGCGCCACAACTTTCAAAACTTCCAAAGAACTCTCTCTTTGTAATTCGCGCACTGGCTAAAGGCTCATCTTCTGACGTTATCTCTGAGGTTGAAAAACTTGTCTCTAAATTACTGGAACGCTCAACCCGAAACGCGGTGAAGTAG